The Canis lupus familiaris isolate Mischka breed German Shepherd chromosome X, alternate assembly UU_Cfam_GSD_1.0, whole genome shotgun sequence genome has a segment encoding these proteins:
- the PPP1R3F gene encoding protein phosphatase 1 regulatory subunit 3F isoform X2: MNNLDGNTPAMAERPKVQESVGPLVAPTPLRPWPQMTLQVSEVTVTGKPPEEGDVPRSNPPVAFTEVPQAPAIRILPSSSLCGLGGSPRDQASGPDASEGAPGPLLEPNQQQVEATWEVSREHGGGRKDSMVGAIIDEPPGGLEVVSGLEELLGEDTIDQELEQLYLSHLSRLRAAVAAGGAGGGGEGPTDGGVSPSHPLGILTDRDLILKWPGPERALNSALAEEITLHYARLGRGVELIKDTEDPDEEGEGEEGLSVIPSSPEGDTPKESPPEILSGAHSVVATMGDVWLPWAEGSGCDSPVVLGAEGQFTRAPEKGMGKDTDSLHMSRVTSGVTGSPGGKEGRMEFTTEWADSLVPISGKEPAAPVLRGQSLTLLGPSGAAVCPSLARPHMSSQDEEGPGPSLDPPKKSPTLAAPAECLCILPPQLWGPLTQTLGVLAGLVVVPVALNSGMSLLVLALCLSLAWFS; encoded by the exons ATGAACAACCTGGATGGTAACACCCCTGCTATGG cGGAACGCCCTAAAGTCCAGGAGTCAGTGGGTCCCCTGGTGGCCCCCACCCCTCTCCGTCCATGGCCTCAGATGACACTTCAG GTTTCTGAAGTTACAGTGACTGGCAAACCCCCAGAAGAAGGTGACGTCCCCAGAAGCAATCCACCTGTGGCTTTCACAGAGGTCCCCCAGGCACCAGCCATCAGgattctcccctcttcctctctctgtggccTGGGGGGCTCCCCCAGGGACCAGGCCTCAGGGCCCGATGCAAGTGAGGGGGCACCCGGGCCTCTCCTGGAACCCAACCAGCAACAGGTGGAGGCCACGTGGGAAGTATCGAGAGAGCATGGAGGGGGCCGAAAGGACTCCATGGTGGGGGCTATTATTGATGAACCCCCTGGGGGTCTGGAGGTTGTGAGTGGGTTGGAGGAGCTGCTTGGCGAGGACACCATTGACCAGGAGCTGGAGCAGCTCTACCTATCCCACCTGAGCCGCCTGCGGGCTGCTGTGGCtgcaggtggggcaggaggtggtggggagggccCCACAGATGGGGGGGTGTCCCCCAGCCATCCCCTGGGCATACTCACGGACCGAGACCTGATCTTGAAGTGGCCTGGCCCTGAGCGGGCCCTGAACAGTGCCCTGGCTGAGGAGATCACACTGCATTATGCCCGGCTGGGGCGTGGTGTGGAGCTTATCAAGGACACTGAAGACCCtgatgaggagggggagggcgaAGAGGGACTCTCTGTCATACCCTCCAGCCCAGAAGGGGACACCCCCAAGGAATCACCTCCGGAAATCCTCTCTGGGGCCCATTCTGTGGTAGCCACTATGGGAGATGTGTGGCTTCCATGGGCAGAGGGCTCGGGATGTGACAGCCCTGTGGTTCTGGGTGCAGAGGGTCAGTTCACCAGGGCTCCAGAAAAAGGGATGGGCAAGGACACTGATTCTTTGCATATGAGTAGGGTGACATCTGGGGTGACCGGGTCCCCAGGGGGGAAGGAAGGCCGGATGGAGTTTACCACTGAGTGGGCAGACAGCTTGGTTCCCATATCTGGTAAGGAGCCAGCCGCTCCAGTCCTACGGGGGCAAAGTCTTACCCTTCTTGGTCCCTCGGGGGCTGCAGTCTGTCCTAGCCTGGCCAGGCCCCACATGAGCTCCCAGGATGAGGAGGGTCCAGGCCCAAGCCTTGATCCTCCAAAGAAGTCTCCCACCTTAGCAGCCCCTGCAGAATGTTTGTGTATATTACCTCCCCAGCTCTGGGGGCCCTTGACCCAGACTCTGGGGGTCCTGGCTGGGTTGGTGGTGGTCCCTGTGGCTCTGAACAGTGGTATGTCCCTCCTGGTGCTTGCACTGTGCCTCTCTCTGGCCTGGTTCTCGTAG
- the PPP1R3F gene encoding protein phosphatase 1 regulatory subunit 3F isoform X1 — translation MARPAPVEPPLRHPAPPSPAAGEPRTSVEAAVAPRRVLFADEALGLPLAQLRRYRPWGGPGAGKMAAAAGQDGDGGGADEDDDGEDGDEGEEEEEACPAPSPLCPVPAGGGFYLVPTFSLPSAPGRLERLGRVMVELEALLPPPGAVPGGAGVWVPGGRPPVLRGLVRVLNRSFEKAVHVRASHDGWASFCDHPARYVPRSPPGAGAGGPGAGDPILDPGLGLGLGPGQASASSPDDGGRTDRFAFQLPFAEGAGDGARLDFVVRYETPEGTFWANNQGRNYTVLLRIAPAPTPTDAEGLPQQQQLQQLEPQPECQGPVEAEARQLKSCMKPVRRRPPEEELRMNNLDGNTPAMAERPKVQESVGPLVAPTPLRPWPQMTLQVSEVTVTGKPPEEGDVPRSNPPVAFTEVPQAPAIRILPSSSLCGLGGSPRDQASGPDASEGAPGPLLEPNQQQVEATWEVSREHGGGRKDSMVGAIIDEPPGGLEVVSGLEELLGEDTIDQELEQLYLSHLSRLRAAVAAGGAGGGGEGPTDGGVSPSHPLGILTDRDLILKWPGPERALNSALAEEITLHYARLGRGVELIKDTEDPDEEGEGEEGLSVIPSSPEGDTPKESPPEILSGAHSVVATMGDVWLPWAEGSGCDSPVVLGAEGQFTRAPEKGMGKDTDSLHMSRVTSGVTGSPGGKEGRMEFTTEWADSLVPISGKEPAAPVLRGQSLTLLGPSGAAVCPSLARPHMSSQDEEGPGPSLDPPKKSPTLAAPAECLCILPPQLWGPLTQTLGVLAGLVVVPVALNSGMSLLVLALCLSLAWFS, via the exons aTGGCGCGCCCGGCCCCTGTGGAGCCCCCGCTGCGGCATCCCGCGCCCCCCTCGCCGGCTGCGGGCGAGCCCCGCACCTCTGTTGAGGCGGCGGTGGCGCCGCGGAGAGTGCTGTTCGCCGACGAGGCCCTGGGGCTGCCGCTGGCGCAGCTGCGCCGCTACCGGCCGtggggcgggcccggggcgggcaagatggcggcggcggccgggcaaGATGGCGACGGCGGCGGGGCTGACGAGGACGACGATGGCGAGGATGGGgatgaaggggaggaggaagaggaggcttgCCCTGCGCCCTCGCCGCTGTGCCCCGTCCCCGCTGGCGGGGGGTTTTACCTGGTGCCCACATTTTCGCTGCCGTCCGCGCCGGGCCGTCTGGAGCGCTTGGGGCGCGTCATGGTGGAGCTGGAGGCGCTGCTGCCGCCTCCCGGAGCGGTCCCCGGGGGTGCCGGGGTGTGGGTGCCTGGGGGGCGCCCGCCGGTACTGCGCGGGTTGGTACGCGTGCTGAACCGCTCCTTCGAGAAGGCGGTGCACGTGCGGGCCTCACACGACGGCTGGGCTTCCTTCTGCGACCACCCAGCGCGCTACGTCCCGCGCAGCCCGCCGGGGGCAGGAGCGGGAGGACCAGGAGCAGGAGATCCCATCCTGGATcccggcctgggcctgggcttggGCCCTGGCCAGGCGTCCGCCTCCTCGCCCGACGACGGCGGCCGCACCGACCGCTTTGCCTTCCAGCTGCCCTTTGCTGAGGGCGCGGGCGATGGGGCGCGCCTGGACTTCGTGGTGCGCTATGAGACCCCCGAGGGCACTTTCTGGGCCAACAATCAAGGGCGCAACTACACAGTCCTGCTCCGGATCGCACCCGCTCCCACACCCACTGATGCTGAAGGGctgccccagcagcagcagctgcagcagctggagccacagcCCGAGTGCCAGGGTCCCGTGGAGGCTGAGGCCAGGCAGCTGAAGAGCTGCATGAAGCCGGTGAGGCGCAG GCCTCCTGAGGAAGAACTGAGGATGAACAACCTGGATGGTAACACCCCTGCTATGG cGGAACGCCCTAAAGTCCAGGAGTCAGTGGGTCCCCTGGTGGCCCCCACCCCTCTCCGTCCATGGCCTCAGATGACACTTCAG GTTTCTGAAGTTACAGTGACTGGCAAACCCCCAGAAGAAGGTGACGTCCCCAGAAGCAATCCACCTGTGGCTTTCACAGAGGTCCCCCAGGCACCAGCCATCAGgattctcccctcttcctctctctgtggccTGGGGGGCTCCCCCAGGGACCAGGCCTCAGGGCCCGATGCAAGTGAGGGGGCACCCGGGCCTCTCCTGGAACCCAACCAGCAACAGGTGGAGGCCACGTGGGAAGTATCGAGAGAGCATGGAGGGGGCCGAAAGGACTCCATGGTGGGGGCTATTATTGATGAACCCCCTGGGGGTCTGGAGGTTGTGAGTGGGTTGGAGGAGCTGCTTGGCGAGGACACCATTGACCAGGAGCTGGAGCAGCTCTACCTATCCCACCTGAGCCGCCTGCGGGCTGCTGTGGCtgcaggtggggcaggaggtggtggggagggccCCACAGATGGGGGGGTGTCCCCCAGCCATCCCCTGGGCATACTCACGGACCGAGACCTGATCTTGAAGTGGCCTGGCCCTGAGCGGGCCCTGAACAGTGCCCTGGCTGAGGAGATCACACTGCATTATGCCCGGCTGGGGCGTGGTGTGGAGCTTATCAAGGACACTGAAGACCCtgatgaggagggggagggcgaAGAGGGACTCTCTGTCATACCCTCCAGCCCAGAAGGGGACACCCCCAAGGAATCACCTCCGGAAATCCTCTCTGGGGCCCATTCTGTGGTAGCCACTATGGGAGATGTGTGGCTTCCATGGGCAGAGGGCTCGGGATGTGACAGCCCTGTGGTTCTGGGTGCAGAGGGTCAGTTCACCAGGGCTCCAGAAAAAGGGATGGGCAAGGACACTGATTCTTTGCATATGAGTAGGGTGACATCTGGGGTGACCGGGTCCCCAGGGGGGAAGGAAGGCCGGATGGAGTTTACCACTGAGTGGGCAGACAGCTTGGTTCCCATATCTGGTAAGGAGCCAGCCGCTCCAGTCCTACGGGGGCAAAGTCTTACCCTTCTTGGTCCCTCGGGGGCTGCAGTCTGTCCTAGCCTGGCCAGGCCCCACATGAGCTCCCAGGATGAGGAGGGTCCAGGCCCAAGCCTTGATCCTCCAAAGAAGTCTCCCACCTTAGCAGCCCCTGCAGAATGTTTGTGTATATTACCTCCCCAGCTCTGGGGGCCCTTGACCCAGACTCTGGGGGTCCTGGCTGGGTTGGTGGTGGTCCCTGTGGCTCTGAACAGTGGTATGTCCCTCCTGGTGCTTGCACTGTGCCTCTCTCTGGCCTGGTTCTCGTAG